A region from the Vicia villosa cultivar HV-30 ecotype Madison, WI linkage group LG3, Vvil1.0, whole genome shotgun sequence genome encodes:
- the LOC131655816 gene encoding protein HHL1, chloroplastic-like has protein sequence MELGMSLNALLHPPLSSSSSTFNKSSSSFNQSLFSIPKQIPTRTQQHRHVLVVEAKGKKGMASRQFQRPPPPPLPKVEDDGNPKFVVFIRMANVNLWYPLSIVSGGTTAKIMIAAKDNFLGKYIYKDTLDRNLAAVIYRDEKEIQTTAFKQHPVLKSASEFRYGYKLIVNGNVKAALSSSNVIQLPTPDKLKTVVDQVKDFFEDVKDTFRQITSLDATDDTEESKKETKQKSKVKG, from the exons ATGGAACTAGGAATGTCTCTCAACGCTTTACTCCATCCTCCTCTATCAAGTTCCTCTTCAACCTTCAACAAATCCTCCTCCTCCTTCAACCAGTCTCTCTTCTCCATTCCAAAACAAATCCCAACCAGAACTCAACAACACCGCCATGTCTTGGTGGTTGAAGCAAAAGGTAAAAAAGGAATGGCCTCTCGCCAATTCCAGcgccctcctcctcctcctttaCCCAAAGTCGAAGACGACGGTAACCCCAAGTTCGTCGTCTTCATCCGCATGGCTAATGTAAACCTCTGGTATCCTCTCAGTATTGTTTCCGGCGGCACAACCGCCAAAATCATGATTGCTGCTAAAGATAACTTTCTCGGCAAATATATCTACAAGGATACTCTTGATCGAAATCTTGCTGCCGTTATATACCGA GATGAGAAGGAGATACAGACAACTGCATTCAAACAACATCCAGTGCTGAAGTCGGCCTCTGAATTCAGATATGGCTATAAGCTTATT GTGAATGGCAATGTAAAAGCCGCACTTTCTTCAAGTAATGTTATTCAG CTTCCTACACCAGATAAACTAAAAACCGTAGTTGATCAAGTGAAAGACTTTTTTGAAGATGTAAAGGATACCTTTCGGCAGATAACATCGTTAGACGCTACTGACGATACTGAGGAGTCTAAGAAAGAAACGAAACAAAAATCTAA GGTTAAAGGATGA